GGTACCGTATACGAGGATTTCAATTCCTCTCAGGTACGATTAGCAGGAAATTGTTCAAAATTGTCGATGTCCGTTAGGTCGAGATTTCAATTCCTCTCAGGTACGATTAGCAGTATCATGCAAGATGGGCGATCTAATACCAATACTCAATTTCAATTCCTCTCAGGTACGATTAGCAGTGTTTGTGTTCGAAGCCCCCTAGGATTTTTTTTCCTTATTTCAATTCCTCTCAGGTACGATTAGCAGACCGACTCCGAAGACTCAACAGGGTATTTAATAGTTATTTCAATTCCTCTCAGGTACGATTAGCAGTACAATGCCTCGATAGTCTTTGTTCTCGTTAGACTTCATTTCAATTCCTCTCAGGTACGATTAGCAGTTCAGCGAAACCTCCTGCATAATATCAGGCTGTATCAACATTTCAATTCCTCTCAGGTACGATTAGCAGGCCATACAGCCTCCCGTCAAGCCCGGTATTGTTGAAATTTCAATTCCTCTCAGGTACGATTAGCAGTTCATAAGAGAGGATTTTGAAAGGTACTCAGGAATATTTCAATTCCTCTCAGGTACGATTAGCAGTAAGCGTGAAAAGCTCACTAGACCTGGTTCCGGTGCTATTTCAATTCCTCTCAGGTACGATTAGCAGTAATGATGATATCATTTTAATCAAGAGTGTGATTAATTTCAATTCCTCTCAGGTACGATTAGCAGATTTATAGATCATTTTAACATTAAAACTTACATGGACATTTCAATTCCTCTCAGGTACGATTAGCAGTGGGATTTGACGAAGTTTACAGAAGCTTGGCAGATAATTTCAATTCCTCTCAGGTACGATTAGCAGATCATTTTTGTAGTACTTTGTTTTCGTTATTCCTATTTCAATTCCTCTCAGGTACGATTAGCAGTAGTGTTTCCGGTTACTGTTCCGGTGCCGTATACGAGGATTTCAATTCCTCTCAGGTACGATTAGCAGACCTAGGAAGTCTCCGCCTCCTCCCCCTTGTTGTAATTTCAATTCCTCTCAGGTACGATTAGCAGTAGCGCGAAGGACGACACGAAGGATGTTATTCAAATTTCAATTCCTCTCAGGTACGATTAGCAGGTACAATCAGAAGTAATGATGAGACTAGCACCCATGTATTTCAATTCCTCTCAGGTACGATTAGCAGTTTATATCGTATGTATCGGCTCCATGCTTATACCATATTTCAATTCCTCTCAGGTACGATTAGCAGCCGTTGGGCCTGTAAGTAAAAGTCACTCTAATTTCTAAATAAATCAACTTCTCTATACAATTATTTATCTGCTAAAATCGTCTGTCCCTGATCATACGATTTTACCTGCGGATCGACGATCTATGTAATTATCTGATTTTCAAGCTATAGCACCTATACTTTGAGTTCTTCCGGGATGCGGGCATAAAATAGCCCCCGAGGTCGACGACAAAAGACTCATTTTCCTAAATCCTAAATTATCATTAAGTTCGTCGGGATTAATCACTCAGGCTTTTAGCTTATGTCTCTATCTCCGCAAACCAAAAGGACTATCAGCCGCATTGTTCCATTCGGGCTCATATGGCTGCTTTTGGGCTGGACATTTCTGTTTGTGGAGTATGCTGCTATCGGTCAGGGAAATTATGGCCCGGCTGCGGCCATACGGATGAGCCCGGATATATTTGTTTTTGCCAGTCTTGTGGTTTTAGGTGTCGGGCTTTTTATAGGTGCTGTTGAGGTGGTGTGGCTCAAAAAAGTATTCTCCAATGAGAGTTTCTCTACAAAAATCATCTATAAACTCCTGGTCTATTCTCTTTTTCTGTTTACCGTAGTTCTTGTGGCCTTCCCCATTGCTGTAAGTATACAGTTGCGTACTCATGTATTCGATCCCCTGGTCTGGGAGAGGTTCTATGGTTATTTGACCAGTCTGGGCAATGTCAGCACCAGCGCGCAAATGGCTGTATCACTGTTCATCTCGCTTTTCTACGCTGAAATCAGCGAAAATATCGGCCAGAAAATATTATTTAACTTTTTTACGGGCAAATATCACACACCGGTAGAAGAGAAAAGGGTTTTTATGTTCCTCGACATGAAATCATCGACCACCATTGCTGAAAAGCTTGGCCACATCAAGTACTTCGAATTGCTCAAAAAGTATTATGACGACCTCTCGGATGCTATTCTGAGGAACTATGGGGAGGTATATCAGTACATCGGTGATGAAATCGTGGTATCGTGGCCCTTTGAGAA
This region of Fulvivirga ulvae genomic DNA includes:
- a CDS encoding adenylate/guanylate cyclase domain-containing protein; the protein is MSLSPQTKRTISRIVPFGLIWLLLGWTFLFVEYAAIGQGNYGPAAAIRMSPDIFVFASLVVLGVGLFIGAVEVVWLKKVFSNESFSTKIIYKLLVYSLFLFTVVLVAFPIAVSIQLRTHVFDPLVWERFYGYLTSLGNVSTSAQMAVSLFISLFYAEISENIGQKILFNFFTGKYHTPVEEKRVFMFLDMKSSTTIAEKLGHIKYFELLKKYYDDLSDAILRNYGEVYQYIGDEIVVSWPFEKGIENNHCVQCFFAMKSDLDKRSGWYLSKFGIAPTFKAGLHCGKVTTGEIGALKKEIIFTGDVLNATSRIQGLCNTYQVDIIISKDLVNELRPDEKYSLQPIGTQELRGRNEAMEIFTVSMTGK